The Xiphophorus maculatus strain JP 163 A chromosome 21, X_maculatus-5.0-male, whole genome shotgun sequence genome window below encodes:
- the zbtb47 gene encoding zinc finger and BTB domain-containing protein 47 isoform X3 — translation MDRLNEQRLFQPDLCDVDIVLVRQRSTFPAHKGVLAAYSPFFHSLFAQSKQLRRVDLSLDALTSQGLQQILNFIYTSKLLVSSSTVRDVLNAATVLQMSDIAVSCRDLLSSHSLRATCREMANQEGFSPAEMPPCQLYREIKQESELGRVYTREGSSPFSIRVEEVGKMAAQTKQYYQEEDGPGGGASTGVATLCKVEGSGEESKPADGHTSFNRDQIIVEVNLNNQTLNVSKGSDGKSSTITEPMFGRCHENERDSEGDEDDEMENGDGHEEEGDEDLKRTDILGHTSGEEDEEDEEEEENTLNIPGLEQPTVMDRPRRGTRALAVVGTTAMRQTLAEATLTNQRQGGKKALDAEGLGQKVRLEEKQHFPCKKCPRIFNNRWYLEKHMNVTHNRMQICNNCGKRFLLESELLLHQQTDCERSIQCVTCGKAFKKLWSLHEHNKIVHGYAEKKFSCEICEKKFYTMAHVRKHMVAHTKDMPFTCETCGKSFKRSMSLKVHSLQHSGEKPFKCESCSERFQYKYQLRSHMSIHIGHKQFMCQWCGKDFNMKQYFDEHMKTHTGEKPYICEICGKSFTSRPNMKRHRRTHTGEKPYPCEVCGQRFRFSNMLKAHREKCFHITNPMVVPNCGDPLGLDLPLVSPAADSSGPAQLGTPASAATPSAESSPQLLHSTQLSLSLLHPMGGLATASRLPPPPPLFSAGRMNSNN, via the exons ATGGACAGGCTGAATGAGCAGCGCCTCTTCCAGCCTGACCTCTGTGACGTGGACATCGTGTTGGTGCGCCAGCGCAGCACCTTTCCTGCCCACAAGGGAGTACTGGCAGCCTACAGCCCCTTCTTCCACTCTCTTTTCGCCCAAAGCAAACAGCTGCGGCGCGTGGATCTGTCCCTGGATGCCCTGACCTCTCAGGGCCTCCAGCAGATCCTCAACTTCATTTACACCTCCAAGCTGCTGGTGAGCAGCAGCACCGTCCGTGACGTGTTGAACGCTGCCACTGTGCTTCAGATGAGCGACATTGCGGTGTCCTGTCGAGATCTCCTCAGCAGCCACTCGCTGAGAGCCACCTGCAGAGAGATGGCCAATCAGGAAGGGTTCTCTCCAGCTGAGATGCCTCCCTGCCAGCTGTACCGGGAGATCAAACAGGAGTCTGAGCTTGGCAGGGTTTACACGAGAGAAGGCAGCAGCCCGTTCTCCATCAGAGTGGAGGAGGTGGGAAAGATGGCTGCCCAGACAAAGCAGTACTACCAGGAAGAGGATGGTCCAGGTGGCGGAGCCAGCACGGGTGTGGCCACTCTCTGTAAAGTGGAGGGCAGCGGAGAGGAGTCAAAACCAGCCGATGGTCACACCTCCTTCAACAGGGATCAGATCATTGTTGAAGTTAACCTCAACAACCAGACCCTGAACGTCTCAAAGGGATCTGATGGAAAATCTTCCACAATCACAGAACCCATGTTTGGCCGTTGTCACGAAAACGAGAGAGACTCTGAGGGTGACGAGGACGATGAGATGGAGAATGGTGACGGACATGAAGAGGAGGGCGATGAAGATCTAAAGAGGACAGACATACTGGGGCATACCAGtggagaggaagatgaggaggatgaggaggaggaggagaacacCCTAAACATTCCTGGACTGGAGCAGCCCACCGTAATGGATCGACCTCGCCGGGGAACCAGAGCCTTAGCCGTGGTGGGCACCACTGCTATGCGTCAGACGCTCGCAGAGGCCACCTTGACCAATCAGCGCCAGGGCGGGAAGAAGGCACTGGATGCAGAGGGCCTAGGTCAGAAGGTCAGGCTGGAGGAAAAGCAACACTTCCCGTGTAAAAAATGCCCTCGCATCTTCAACAACCGCTGGTACCTGGAGAAGCACATGAATGTCACGCACAACCGCATGCAGATCTGCAACAACTGTGGGAAGCGCTTCCTGTTGGAGagtgagctgctgctgcaccaacaGACGGACTGTGAGCGGAGCATCCAG tgtgtgacctgtggaaaggCTTTCAAGAAGCTGTGGTCGCTGCACGAGCACAACAAGATTGTCCACGGCTACGCGGAGAAGAAGTTCTCATGTGAGATCTGCGAGAAGAAATTTTACACCATGGCTCACGTCAGGAAGCACATGGTCG CCCATACGAAGGACATGCCGTTTACCTGTGAAACGTGTGGAAAGTCGTTCAAGCGCAGCATGTCCCTGAAGGTCCACTCTCTGCAGCACTCAGGAGAGAAACCCTTCAAGTGTGAG AGCTGCAGCGAGCGCTTCCAGTACAAATACCAGCTGCGTTCACACATGAGCATCCACATTGGACACAAGCAGTTTATGTGTCAGTGGTGCGGAAAGGACTTCAACATGAAGCAATACTTTGACGAGCATATGAAGACGCACACTG GAGAGAAGCCGTACATCTGTGAGATCTGTGGGAAGAGCTTCACGAGTCGGCCCAACATGAAGCGCCACCGCCGCACCCACACCGGAGAGAAGCCGTACCCCTGCGAGGTGTGTGGTCAGCGCTTCCGCTTCTCCAACATGCTCAAGGCTCACAGGGAGAAGTGCTTTCACATCACCAACCCTATGGTGGTCCCAAACTGCGGTGACCCCCTCGGCCTCGACCTGCCCCTCGTCTCTCCTGCCGCGGACTCTTCCGGTCCAGCACAGCTGGGAACGCCAGCCTCCGCCGCCACGCCCTCCGCCGAATCCAGCCCACAGCTCCTCCACAGCACCCAGCTGTCTCTCTCCCTGCTGCACCCCATGGGGGGGCTGGCAACTGCCTCACGTTTACCGCCCCCTCCTCCCTTGTTCTCTGCTGGTAGGATGAACTCCAACAACTAA
- the zbtb47 gene encoding zinc finger and BTB domain-containing protein 47 isoform X2: MLIVEKTTDFPSAEFSLVEDVALHFTCLMDRLNEQRLFQPDLCDVDIVLVRQRSTFPAHKGVLAAYSPFFHSLFAQSKQLRRVDLSLDALTSQGLQQILNFIYTSKLLVSSSTVRDVLNAATVLQMSDIAVSCRDLLSSHSLRATCREMANQEGFSPAEMPPCQLYREIKQESELGRVYTREGSSPFSIRVEEVGKMAAQTKQYYQEEDGPGGGASTGVATLCKVEGSGEESKPADGHTSFNRDQIIVEVNLNNQTLNVSKGSDGKSSTITEPMFGRCHENERDSEGDEDDEMENGDGHEEEGDEDLKRTDILGHTSGEEDEEDEEEEENTLNIPGLEQPTVMDRPRRGTRALAVVGTTAMRQTLAEATLTNQRQGGKKALDAEGLGQKVRLEEKQHFPCKKCPRIFNNRWYLEKHMNVTHNRMQICNNCGKRFLLESELLLHQQTDCERSIQCVTCGKAFKKLWSLHEHNKIVHGYAEKKFSCEICEKKFYTMAHVRKHMVAHTKDMPFTCETCGKSFKRSMSLKVHSLQHSGEKPFKCESCSERFQYKYQLRSHMSIHIGHKQFMCQWCGKDFNMKQYFDEHMKTHTGEKPYICEICGKSFTSRPNMKRHRRTHTGEKPYPCEVCGQRFRFSNMLKAHREKCFHITNPMVVPNCGDPLGLDLPLVSPAADSSGPAQLGTPASAATPSAESSPQLLHSTQLSLSLLHPMGGLATASRLPPPPPLFSAGRMNSNN; the protein is encoded by the exons CTCATAGTGGAGAAGACCACAGACTTCCCCTCTGCTGAGTTCTCTCTGGTGGAGGATGTGGCTCTGCACTTCACCTGTTTGATGGACAGGCTGAATGAGCAGCGCCTCTTCCAGCCTGACCTCTGTGACGTGGACATCGTGTTGGTGCGCCAGCGCAGCACCTTTCCTGCCCACAAGGGAGTACTGGCAGCCTACAGCCCCTTCTTCCACTCTCTTTTCGCCCAAAGCAAACAGCTGCGGCGCGTGGATCTGTCCCTGGATGCCCTGACCTCTCAGGGCCTCCAGCAGATCCTCAACTTCATTTACACCTCCAAGCTGCTGGTGAGCAGCAGCACCGTCCGTGACGTGTTGAACGCTGCCACTGTGCTTCAGATGAGCGACATTGCGGTGTCCTGTCGAGATCTCCTCAGCAGCCACTCGCTGAGAGCCACCTGCAGAGAGATGGCCAATCAGGAAGGGTTCTCTCCAGCTGAGATGCCTCCCTGCCAGCTGTACCGGGAGATCAAACAGGAGTCTGAGCTTGGCAGGGTTTACACGAGAGAAGGCAGCAGCCCGTTCTCCATCAGAGTGGAGGAGGTGGGAAAGATGGCTGCCCAGACAAAGCAGTACTACCAGGAAGAGGATGGTCCAGGTGGCGGAGCCAGCACGGGTGTGGCCACTCTCTGTAAAGTGGAGGGCAGCGGAGAGGAGTCAAAACCAGCCGATGGTCACACCTCCTTCAACAGGGATCAGATCATTGTTGAAGTTAACCTCAACAACCAGACCCTGAACGTCTCAAAGGGATCTGATGGAAAATCTTCCACAATCACAGAACCCATGTTTGGCCGTTGTCACGAAAACGAGAGAGACTCTGAGGGTGACGAGGACGATGAGATGGAGAATGGTGACGGACATGAAGAGGAGGGCGATGAAGATCTAAAGAGGACAGACATACTGGGGCATACCAGtggagaggaagatgaggaggatgaggaggaggaggagaacacCCTAAACATTCCTGGACTGGAGCAGCCCACCGTAATGGATCGACCTCGCCGGGGAACCAGAGCCTTAGCCGTGGTGGGCACCACTGCTATGCGTCAGACGCTCGCAGAGGCCACCTTGACCAATCAGCGCCAGGGCGGGAAGAAGGCACTGGATGCAGAGGGCCTAGGTCAGAAGGTCAGGCTGGAGGAAAAGCAACACTTCCCGTGTAAAAAATGCCCTCGCATCTTCAACAACCGCTGGTACCTGGAGAAGCACATGAATGTCACGCACAACCGCATGCAGATCTGCAACAACTGTGGGAAGCGCTTCCTGTTGGAGagtgagctgctgctgcaccaacaGACGGACTGTGAGCGGAGCATCCAG tgtgtgacctgtggaaaggCTTTCAAGAAGCTGTGGTCGCTGCACGAGCACAACAAGATTGTCCACGGCTACGCGGAGAAGAAGTTCTCATGTGAGATCTGCGAGAAGAAATTTTACACCATGGCTCACGTCAGGAAGCACATGGTCG CCCATACGAAGGACATGCCGTTTACCTGTGAAACGTGTGGAAAGTCGTTCAAGCGCAGCATGTCCCTGAAGGTCCACTCTCTGCAGCACTCAGGAGAGAAACCCTTCAAGTGTGAG AGCTGCAGCGAGCGCTTCCAGTACAAATACCAGCTGCGTTCACACATGAGCATCCACATTGGACACAAGCAGTTTATGTGTCAGTGGTGCGGAAAGGACTTCAACATGAAGCAATACTTTGACGAGCATATGAAGACGCACACTG GAGAGAAGCCGTACATCTGTGAGATCTGTGGGAAGAGCTTCACGAGTCGGCCCAACATGAAGCGCCACCGCCGCACCCACACCGGAGAGAAGCCGTACCCCTGCGAGGTGTGTGGTCAGCGCTTCCGCTTCTCCAACATGCTCAAGGCTCACAGGGAGAAGTGCTTTCACATCACCAACCCTATGGTGGTCCCAAACTGCGGTGACCCCCTCGGCCTCGACCTGCCCCTCGTCTCTCCTGCCGCGGACTCTTCCGGTCCAGCACAGCTGGGAACGCCAGCCTCCGCCGCCACGCCCTCCGCCGAATCCAGCCCACAGCTCCTCCACAGCACCCAGCTGTCTCTCTCCCTGCTGCACCCCATGGGGGGGCTGGCAACTGCCTCACGTTTACCGCCCCCTCCTCCCTTGTTCTCTGCTGGTAGGATGAACTCCAACAACTAA
- the zbtb47 gene encoding zinc finger and BTB domain-containing protein 47 isoform X1, producing MVLQIYAPEIGSCGHRYADSKVKHKETHIAYLIVEKTTDFPSAEFSLVEDVALHFTCLMDRLNEQRLFQPDLCDVDIVLVRQRSTFPAHKGVLAAYSPFFHSLFAQSKQLRRVDLSLDALTSQGLQQILNFIYTSKLLVSSSTVRDVLNAATVLQMSDIAVSCRDLLSSHSLRATCREMANQEGFSPAEMPPCQLYREIKQESELGRVYTREGSSPFSIRVEEVGKMAAQTKQYYQEEDGPGGGASTGVATLCKVEGSGEESKPADGHTSFNRDQIIVEVNLNNQTLNVSKGSDGKSSTITEPMFGRCHENERDSEGDEDDEMENGDGHEEEGDEDLKRTDILGHTSGEEDEEDEEEEENTLNIPGLEQPTVMDRPRRGTRALAVVGTTAMRQTLAEATLTNQRQGGKKALDAEGLGQKVRLEEKQHFPCKKCPRIFNNRWYLEKHMNVTHNRMQICNNCGKRFLLESELLLHQQTDCERSIQCVTCGKAFKKLWSLHEHNKIVHGYAEKKFSCEICEKKFYTMAHVRKHMVAHTKDMPFTCETCGKSFKRSMSLKVHSLQHSGEKPFKCESCSERFQYKYQLRSHMSIHIGHKQFMCQWCGKDFNMKQYFDEHMKTHTGEKPYICEICGKSFTSRPNMKRHRRTHTGEKPYPCEVCGQRFRFSNMLKAHREKCFHITNPMVVPNCGDPLGLDLPLVSPAADSSGPAQLGTPASAATPSAESSPQLLHSTQLSLSLLHPMGGLATASRLPPPPPLFSAGRMNSNN from the exons CTCATAGTGGAGAAGACCACAGACTTCCCCTCTGCTGAGTTCTCTCTGGTGGAGGATGTGGCTCTGCACTTCACCTGTTTGATGGACAGGCTGAATGAGCAGCGCCTCTTCCAGCCTGACCTCTGTGACGTGGACATCGTGTTGGTGCGCCAGCGCAGCACCTTTCCTGCCCACAAGGGAGTACTGGCAGCCTACAGCCCCTTCTTCCACTCTCTTTTCGCCCAAAGCAAACAGCTGCGGCGCGTGGATCTGTCCCTGGATGCCCTGACCTCTCAGGGCCTCCAGCAGATCCTCAACTTCATTTACACCTCCAAGCTGCTGGTGAGCAGCAGCACCGTCCGTGACGTGTTGAACGCTGCCACTGTGCTTCAGATGAGCGACATTGCGGTGTCCTGTCGAGATCTCCTCAGCAGCCACTCGCTGAGAGCCACCTGCAGAGAGATGGCCAATCAGGAAGGGTTCTCTCCAGCTGAGATGCCTCCCTGCCAGCTGTACCGGGAGATCAAACAGGAGTCTGAGCTTGGCAGGGTTTACACGAGAGAAGGCAGCAGCCCGTTCTCCATCAGAGTGGAGGAGGTGGGAAAGATGGCTGCCCAGACAAAGCAGTACTACCAGGAAGAGGATGGTCCAGGTGGCGGAGCCAGCACGGGTGTGGCCACTCTCTGTAAAGTGGAGGGCAGCGGAGAGGAGTCAAAACCAGCCGATGGTCACACCTCCTTCAACAGGGATCAGATCATTGTTGAAGTTAACCTCAACAACCAGACCCTGAACGTCTCAAAGGGATCTGATGGAAAATCTTCCACAATCACAGAACCCATGTTTGGCCGTTGTCACGAAAACGAGAGAGACTCTGAGGGTGACGAGGACGATGAGATGGAGAATGGTGACGGACATGAAGAGGAGGGCGATGAAGATCTAAAGAGGACAGACATACTGGGGCATACCAGtggagaggaagatgaggaggatgaggaggaggaggagaacacCCTAAACATTCCTGGACTGGAGCAGCCCACCGTAATGGATCGACCTCGCCGGGGAACCAGAGCCTTAGCCGTGGTGGGCACCACTGCTATGCGTCAGACGCTCGCAGAGGCCACCTTGACCAATCAGCGCCAGGGCGGGAAGAAGGCACTGGATGCAGAGGGCCTAGGTCAGAAGGTCAGGCTGGAGGAAAAGCAACACTTCCCGTGTAAAAAATGCCCTCGCATCTTCAACAACCGCTGGTACCTGGAGAAGCACATGAATGTCACGCACAACCGCATGCAGATCTGCAACAACTGTGGGAAGCGCTTCCTGTTGGAGagtgagctgctgctgcaccaacaGACGGACTGTGAGCGGAGCATCCAG tgtgtgacctgtggaaaggCTTTCAAGAAGCTGTGGTCGCTGCACGAGCACAACAAGATTGTCCACGGCTACGCGGAGAAGAAGTTCTCATGTGAGATCTGCGAGAAGAAATTTTACACCATGGCTCACGTCAGGAAGCACATGGTCG CCCATACGAAGGACATGCCGTTTACCTGTGAAACGTGTGGAAAGTCGTTCAAGCGCAGCATGTCCCTGAAGGTCCACTCTCTGCAGCACTCAGGAGAGAAACCCTTCAAGTGTGAG AGCTGCAGCGAGCGCTTCCAGTACAAATACCAGCTGCGTTCACACATGAGCATCCACATTGGACACAAGCAGTTTATGTGTCAGTGGTGCGGAAAGGACTTCAACATGAAGCAATACTTTGACGAGCATATGAAGACGCACACTG GAGAGAAGCCGTACATCTGTGAGATCTGTGGGAAGAGCTTCACGAGTCGGCCCAACATGAAGCGCCACCGCCGCACCCACACCGGAGAGAAGCCGTACCCCTGCGAGGTGTGTGGTCAGCGCTTCCGCTTCTCCAACATGCTCAAGGCTCACAGGGAGAAGTGCTTTCACATCACCAACCCTATGGTGGTCCCAAACTGCGGTGACCCCCTCGGCCTCGACCTGCCCCTCGTCTCTCCTGCCGCGGACTCTTCCGGTCCAGCACAGCTGGGAACGCCAGCCTCCGCCGCCACGCCCTCCGCCGAATCCAGCCCACAGCTCCTCCACAGCACCCAGCTGTCTCTCTCCCTGCTGCACCCCATGGGGGGGCTGGCAACTGCCTCACGTTTACCGCCCCCTCCTCCCTTGTTCTCTGCTGGTAGGATGAACTCCAACAACTAA